The nucleotide sequence gttttgttctCTTGTATAACTTTCAACTGaaatattgaaattaaaattacttGTTAGCCACTcttgatatttattttatttgcgaGTTTAACAAATATATAAGCAAAATGATACCAactttgccatttttcttttggACTTGAAATCCCATTTTCGTCACAATATCCTCAATCCTCTCTACCAAATCTTTAGCCGAAAGGTTGGACGTGAATCTTATCTTCCTTTCAGAGACATCCTGAAATTCAAGGAAAACTATAAGTGAAAGACAACAAGAATGTCCAGAGATACAGAAAATTGTTTGAAATGTGCAATGTAAGTTTTGATAACTTCGATTTTCACACCTCTTTCTCAAAAAATCCAGAGAGGTCGAGGCATGACGACATCCCAATCAACTGAAATGCATTGATAAGAGTTGGTGATTGTGGACTCCTTTGCTCAGCGTCTAGTTGCTATTACCAAGAGAGTAGTTTTCGATTACAACAAaataaagaatgaaagaaaaggtAAGGAGGCTGGAAGAAGTGGCACCAAGCACAGATGCCTGTAAAGTTTACAGACATCTGAAAGTTCAAAAGTATACCACTTCATTCATGGAAAAGGCTTCATTGTCAATATATATGTCCTCTTCCTCATCCTCATGAGTTGCCGGAGCATATCCTTGTTTGAACCATGGATCTTCTTTGATCGCAGCCATTGTTATTCGGGTTTCAGGGTTGGGATCAAGAATCTTTTTTATCATGTTTTGGGCACCGGCTGAAAGCCATTTTGGTATCTGAACATCTCCTTTCAAAATCTGTGATCGCTCAGAaaataatcaagaattaatttatATAACTTTATGATAACCGTTATTAAGAAGATAACATAAGAATCATCATTTGAATACCTTTTGGTAAAGAACTGCAAGATTTCTGTCATCAAATGGGAGGTATCCTGTTAGAATTACATACAAGATCACACCACAGGACCATGCATCTGATGTTGCACCACTGTAGCCCCTATTAGCAAGAATCTCCGGCGCGACGTAATTAGGACTTCCACAAGTTGTATGCAATAATCCATCTCCCTGGAATTTTTCATAGAAATATGTTATCAACAAagttaataaaaataaccatATTAATTTTGTAATGAGGTGTGGTTCATAAAATATCTTACCCTGAAATGTTGGGGTAAAGCACTAAGACCAAAATCAGTTATCTTAATGTTTCCTTTGTCATCCACTAGTACATTCTCAAGCTGCAAGGAAACAGATTCAATTAAATAAACTGTCAAAGAAAACTGAGCAGTAAGTAATGCAGTTTCAATTTAAGCTCAACAAGTATTCTAACAGTTATAAAGATGGTTGAGAAAGAACCTTGAGATCCCTGTGGAAGACACCTTTATTGTGGCAATAGCTCACACCATCAATCAACTGTTGGAACAACTTCCTACCTTCAGTTTCAGAAAGTTTACCCTTGGATGCCTGTGAATGAAGGAAGCTCATACATTAGTAACTTTATGATTCTGTTTGGCATCTCTTAATATATGTACTTTTTTGTTTACTATTTACAAGACTCAAATTCAAGATTAAGAAAGAATGGCCAGCCGGATGCGCAAGTATCCTACGTTAACGCTGGGTTTGGAGAAGAGCCGCACCCAAAGGGTGTAATGTATGCAACCTAATCTGATAATTACATCAGTAGCTGGTTACACGGCTTAAACCCATGATCTTGAGATTACACTGGGATAACTCAACTGTTACTTTAAGACTCCTCTTAATtactaaagaaagaaaaaattaacaCATTAATAAGCTAGATGTTGGTTAAATTAACGTCTTTTATGTTCAAATTCTTTAATCAAAATCCTCGAGGTAGTTTTAGCATGCTCTTCAATTCATATAGATCAAGGAACGTGAATGACAAGTTATTATTGAATCCTTACAATTTTGTCAAATAACTCCCCTCCTGTCACATACTCAAGTACCATATAGATTTTTGTTTTGCTGGCCAAGACCTGCATAATTAGAATATATGATAATCAGAAACACCAATCAATGGTACAAATGCAAGCTGCAATTGCAAGTTGTAAATCCAATAGATTACTTTGATGCTTTGTCCATTTATTTTTAGTATTATTGTTGCTTATGCTATGGGGCCACTACATGATCACATATTTCATTCCTGAGCAACAGCAGGAACAAACTACTGTAATCTATGAGCCAGACCAATAATATACATACACTTGTATTATAGGACCACCTAATCTGAATAACTTTATTTTCTGCACAAGATTTGATGCCCATGATTGTAACAAGGAGCATATTTGATGGCCTTATAGCACAGTCATGATTAGTTAATGCAATGGAGGCCCAttcaagtccaacatatataatttaatatttaatgatAGTTACAAATTAATTATCTATGTGTACATAAGGATAAAAGATGCCAGATGGATAAACACACAACCACATGAACATGATATTCAATTATTAATGCGTGGACCCCCACCAACAATTGTGGAATTTGAAATGTTAATTGAGAAAAGTTAAGGTTAAGAGTTAAGACTTAAAGAAGTAACGCAATCCAAATATTTAAGCATCTATAACATATGCTAGTATGAATTAGTCAATGACTTTACCGGATAAAAATGATTATGAGGTGCAGTCCAAGCAAGAATAAACAGGAAAATTATTACTCTGAacctcacaaggaattgcaacaCTAATGCATGACGTGCAAAGGTGTAACACAATACAAATACTAAGTTTATATTAAAATGAAGCAAAGTGGAATTTCTAACGTGGTTTGATTGGACCAAGTAACTTGctctaaaattaatatataaattctCACCCCCTTCATGACCTcaagacaataaaataaaataaagtatttttttttttaataggtCAAGCAACCGTCCATTCATAACACATGCTGAGAAATCAAAATCTGGAAATGGGTTGGCTACTAATCCAAACTGCCACGTTAAAAATATTACTATGAAACAAACCCCTATTCTCCAAACCAATGTAAGACAAATCCACCGTTGAAACCGGCAATAATAAAATAGTGGACACCTAGTGAACGTGCATCCACACAAAAAATTAGGATAAATAACCTACAACGAAAGGCACTGAAAATGGATTTCTATGTATCAATAGTGAATCAATACcttatctttaattaattaattaattaataatatgaaAGTGATATTTTTCCCATGGAGAGAGGAAAGGGTGTGAATTTCATTGTGGTAGAACCCACTGGCTTTGTATAACTGTTTTTATGCGGAAAAGGGAGGCAAATGAATGTATCAATCAATCATTCTAACGTTTCTAGGTAGCAATTTACGTTTTTAAGTTCATGAAGAGCCATTAGTTTAGGGTCACATATCCAATATTTAATAAAACAATGCTGTTTGAAGAGGAAACCAAAAAGTATGTTATATTATGCTCTATTAACAAATGTTCCTAGTTAAAATTTCAATCCAACTACAGAAAACAAAGGCGTCTTTCAGATCTCAAAATGACAAATACAATTTGTCGCTTTTCAATGTTAGATCATTTTTTGTTATCAAGAACGAGATTGAACTTACTTTAGATAATTAGATAATAGTGGATATTATTTTATTGCGATATGATAAAAGACAAAGGATAATAAATTTAggagaaaataaaatttaattaaaaaaatacagcCACCAACTCTAGCGATTAAGGTTGAACcatgaaaaagtaaaagaaaaaaaacgatTTTATCTCTTTACATGACGACAGATAACGTGTACAACGTGTCGTAACTACTAAAAAACTAAtatgaaaaaggaaagaaatgcAAATGAGGGTGGGTTTGGGTTGAACGTGTAAATTTGGATGTTCCGGAAGATGCTGCGATGTTAGAGTGATTCTGGGTTGGCCTATTCTCGGTGGAGAATCTGGTTATCTTCAATTTACGGAAACGGAACTAATACTAACACTAACAATGCCTTTTATCCATACCAATATCCTACAGAATTATTCTGGAGTGTTTCGATCCTAAATTCCAAAAATAGGACTAGGAGTGGGAACTAAATTCCAAACAAGGAATTCTCAGCGAAACTGCGAAACatcattacttttttttttttttttgacagaaGCGAAACATCATTACTGCTCAGTGTTTCACAATTTTTTTACAAAGTGCAGAGTACGGAttttaaaagccaaattaaaTTAAGTATCCCTAATTacgaaaattaaactcaattagaTAAGATTAGCAATTTTTCCTCTTTTTGTGTACCTCGAATAATCTAACAACATTTGGATGCTTGAGTAGTTTGAGTGTGGCAATTTCCCTCTTTATCTGCAATTTTTTTTGCACGTATTAGATACATAACTTATATGAATTTCAGAAGAGTATTAGAGAGATAACTTATATGAATTCCACAAGAAAGGATAAGAAATTAAGTAAATAACCTGATCAGAGACGTTAAGGGTGGTGATCTTGTTCTTGTCAAGGATCTTAACTGCAAAAGGATGTCCAGAATGAGTATCCCTTGCAAACTTGACTTTTCCGAAATTGCCCTCGCCTAACGTCCTTCCCAACTCGTATTTCCCAAGTTGCCTTCCCTTCCCTTCCTCACTTCTTTCATTCCCCCTCCTCCCAAGACTCAAAATCACCATTCCCAATTCACCAAACCCCGATGAATAACAGAATCAGATGCAATGAATCGTGCAGTGGCAATTCAAATTTTGTTTGTAACTAACACCACCAAATGCTGCGGAAACTGAAACTAAAACCGAAACTGAAACTAAAACTGAAAAGGTTCAGGTCAAAACAAAGAAGGGAAACGCGAAGAGAAGAATAAATAAATAGCCTCCGAATGTGGAAAAATTAAACGGAGGTGTGAAGATATGAAGCCAGCAAAATGGCGAAACAGGATTGGaacatatgtgtgtgtgtgtgtgaagaaTGGAaacactcttcttccctttttgatGTTTTGAGCCAAGTGCCTTTATATAACTACTACTTGTTCAATGCGTAAAGAAACTATTCTGCTGGGTAACCAATCACTGACGCggctaattaataatttttttttttaaattgtttttagaAGAAacgtaaatttattttaaaaattttaaNNNNNNNNNNNNNNNNNNNNNNNNNNNNNNNNNNNNNNNNNNNNNNNNNNNNNNNNNNNNNNNNNNNNNNNNNNNNNNNNNNNNNNNNNNNNNNNNNNNNNNNNNNNNNNNNNNNNNNNNNNNNNNNNNNNNNNActcattttaaaatttattttagaaattcaaaattattttaaaaattttattttaaaatttattataaaaattcataataaaaaaaatatccacaacgtacaaaaaaatattaaaaaagtttaaaaactaaacaaaaaacatctaaaactattaaaaaattattcaaaacaCTCGACGGCACTGCATTAGCGAAGGGAGGGCGGTGCACCACTGCGGCGGTGGTCGACGAGAATGGCAGAGACGCGCAGGTAGATAAGGTGAGAGGGATTAAGGTTTGtgtgattatttttttttaacgtGTATTGTCAATGTGGTTAAGGTGAAATTAGAGTTAACTCTTTTTGGgagctttttttatttattagacatttttttttagttagttgTAGTTGACTGCACTCTAGTTAGTTTTCTAAACTTTTTTAAAAGATGTAACATTACGGTTTTATGCGTAGAATGaggttaaaaaattttgatatgaaagTAAAATGAGTGATATACTTTAACATGGTAATTgtttgtgttttttaaaattgtgggagtacacaaatcggaccctccgatttgtgtttaaaagttaaaaaaaaaattcagaatacacaaatcggagggtccgatttgtgttagaagaattaaaaaaattcagAATACACAACTCGGACCATGTGAGTTCTTTGGTCATGAAATTTTGCTtcacaaatcggatggtccgatttgcaGCTGATGGAATTTGAAATCTGAAGCGTGGAATTCGGACCCTCCGTTTTTCTTGTTCTGGGTAATTCACAACTCGTAGGGTCCGAGTTCTTCTTCCTCTAATCCCACAACGAGGTGAAGCACCCCTCCTTCCCATATGCGAGTCTAACACGTTCTTAGCTTccatattcaaattaattaaattaaattctttaAATAAATANNNNNNNNNNNNNNNNNNNNNNNNNNNNNNNNNNNNNNNNNNNNNNNNNNNNNNNNNNNNNNNNNNNNNNNNNNNNNNNNNNNNNNNNNNNNNNNNNNNNNNNNNNNNNNNNNNNNNNNNNNNNNNNNNNNNNNNNNNNNNNNNNNNNNNNNNNNNNNNNNNNNNNNNNNNNNNNNNNNNNNNNNNNNNNNNNNNNNNNNNNNNNNNNNNNNNNNNNNNNNNNNNNNNNNNNNNNNNNNNNNNNNNNNNNNNNNNNNNNNNNNNNNNNNNNNNNNNNNNNNNNNNNNNNNNNNNNNNNNNNNNNNNNNNNNNNNNNNNNNNNNNNNNNNNNNNNNNNNNNNNNNNNNNNNNNNNNNNNNNNNNNNNNNNNNNNNNNNNNNNNNNNNNNNNNNNNNNNNNNNNNNNNNNNNNNNNNNNNNNNNNNNNNNNNNNNNNNNNNNNNNNNNNNNNNNNNNNNNNNNNNNNNNNNNNNNNNNNNNNNNNNNNNNNNNNNNNNNNNNNNNNNNNNNNNNNNNNNNNNNNNNNNNNNNNNNNNNNNNNNNNNNNNNNNNNNNNNNNNNNNNNNNNNNNNNNNNNNNNNNNNNNNNNNNNNNNNNNNNNNNNNNNNNNNNNNNNNNNNNNNNNNNNNNNNNNNNNNNNNNNNNNNNNNNNNNNNNNNNNNNNNNNNNNNNNNNNNNNNNNNNNNNNNNNNNNNNNNNNNNNNNNNNNNNNNNNNNNNNNNNNNNNNNNNNNNNNNNNNNNNNNNNNNNNNNNNNNNNNNNNNNNNNNNNNNNNNNNNNNNNNNNNNNNNNNNNNNNNNNNNNNNNNNNNNNNNNNNNNNNNNNNNNNNNNNNNNNNNNNNNNNNNNNNNNNNNNNNNNNNNNNNNNNNNNNNNNNNNNNNNNNNNNNNNNNNNNNNNNNNNNNNNNNNNNNNNNNNNNNNNNNNNNNNNNNNNNNNNNNNNNNNNNNNNNNNNNNNNNNNNNNNNNNNNNNNNNNNNNNNNNNNNNNNNNNNNNNNNNNNNNNNNNNNNNNNNNNNNNNNNNNNNNNNNNNNNNNNNNNNNNNNNNNNNNNNNNNNNNNNNNNNNNNNNNNNNNNNNNNNNNNNNNNNNNNNNNNNNNNNNNNNNNNNNNNNNNNNNNNNNNNNNNNNNNNNNNNNNNNNNNNNNNNNNNNNNNNNNNNNNNNNNNNNNNNNNNNNNNNNNNNNNNNNNNNNNNNNNNNNNNNNNNNNNNNNNNNNNNNNNNNNNNNNNNNNNNNNNNNNNNNNNNNNNNNNNNNNNNNNNNNNNNNNNNNNNNNNNNNNNNNNNNNNNNNNNNNNNNNNNNNNNNNNNNNNNNNNNNNNNNNNNNNNNNNNNNNNNNNNNNNNNNNNNNNNNNNNNNNNNNNNNNNNNNNNNNNNNNNNNNNNNNNNNNNNNNNNNNNNNNNNNNNNNNNNNNNNNNNNNNNNNNNNNNNNNNNNNNNNNNNNNNNNNNNNNNNNNNNNNNNNNNNNNNNNNNNNNNNNNNNNTTATAGTTGATAGttgatttttaatatttttgtaaaaTAAATTTATTCTCTTAATTCAGTGTGAGCGTAAATAATTGGTTTTTGAAAGATTATTGGTTAATGGTTTCACTATTAGAAAAGACCAAAGCTGAGccacaataattaataaaaacattGACGAGATATCTACTTGTATTTTTGTATCATGATTCATGAAAATAACCCAACCATCTCTCCCTCCATGTTGGCATGGGCcagcctcttttttttttctttttttttaacggTAGGACATAATAATTTTTAtggataaattattaaaaatatacttAAATAATTTTGTTGTTGACAAAAATGTATTCAAATTTTGTTATCGACAAAAatgtctttaaataatttaaaaatacaataaaaatgtCTGATATTAAATACGTATTCTCAAAAAGGctttagagattaaattttgatgcaattttttacaaacatgattagaaaaataagatatttttttcttaaaatttgaaatttttttgctaattatatatttttttgttaaatgaTGGTAAcgtataatattaatatattattgttAAATGACAATGATAATAGTTGTGAGAGAGAAATAAACTTTAGGGTAAAAAACACAAATAAACCAACGGAGGATAGTTATTACATGAATTATatatcatatttttataaaaaattaatgaagTTGAGTTGGTCTAATAGTTAGTTTATTAGTCTGCTTAAGTAAATGTCGGAGAAAAGAATCTCATCTTTGTACATACAATAATTTATTAGTCTGTGACAAACTTTTAAATAAAGTTTTTGATTCATGATAGATTAATCATTAGCCtatgaaattaaaaaatactgtaaaaaactaaaaaaaagtgtataaaaaaaatattctaaaataaaaaactataaaataataaattaattaccaTCCAATTTAGTCTTATTTTTATTGGGGTGGTTTACTGGTGGGACATCGTTCCAAAATATCGTAAGGTCAAATTCCTTGTTTTTAATTACTTTTATATTATAATCGTATGTTTATATTgttatttattgttattattataaagCAAATTGTGTGATGTCAAGATAAATTATTGACcgcataaaaatattaaaattaatgccCCAATTATCAATATGTTTGGCTTTGTACCTTCAATNNNNNNNNNNNNNNNNNNNNNNNNNNNNNNNNNNNNNNNNNNNNNNNNNNNNNNNNNNNNNNNNNNNNNNNNNNNNNNNNNNNNNNNNNNNNNNNNNNNNNNNNNNNNNNNNNNNNNNNNNNNNNNNNNTTATAATTAAGTCTTTATTAACAATAaacgttaaaaaaatatttataaaatataaatttattgatTTATCCATACTCTttatcctttttcatttttattgtcCTTCACCACTCTTCCATCATTCACTATCTTCTGACTCTGCTCTTCTATCACCACTCTCTTTTCTAccaataagtttctttttttttaaaatagaatttttattataacataattagttaattacagttaaaattttttaatacaatcaattttttttaacataatcagtgaataaaagtaaaactacGTAGAAGCAGAATGaaacaaaagcaaaataaaataaaagcaaaatgaAGTATTCAATTCGATTCTCTTGAAATCTCAATCGAGATCTATAGGTCCAACAGCATCAGTCCAAGCTGCGAGGATATTGACACCAGGAACAATCAAATCTGATTTGAGATTTCAGGATTCAAGCCGTTAGATTCTCTTGCAGAGAACAATGCCAGAACTGGTGTCGGTTTAATTCCAAGGATTGTTCCTTTGAATTTGAGAGTTGCAGTAGATGAGATATAGAATTTGATCATGTCGCCTTCATCTACATTCATGGCGCACATGTCGGGATGAGGTGAGCGTCGCCAACGAGACTCTCACAGTTGGAGATTTCGTTTGCGAGGATTATTCTAACTCCACCAGCTTTCTTCACCACCAAACCCTTAGCAATCCTAGGGCTGCTTCCCTGATCGTAAACCACGATGTTGCCTTTCACTAGTCTTGGATCTAGTGAATTCTCCATGCAAAGTGAATCAGATAGAACACCAGATTTTATAAGGCACACTAATTGGTACATTTTCTCATCAATGGAGCTCTAGCATAGAGCGAAATTTCGAAGACTGTCTTTCCGTTGATGAGACTTATCATTTATGCTATCAAGTTTTTTCAATTGCATCTTTTTCTCTGAAATTCTCTTTCGAAGAG is from Arachis ipaensis cultivar K30076 chromosome B01, Araip1.1, whole genome shotgun sequence and encodes:
- the LOC107635498 gene encoding CBL-interacting serine/threonine-protein kinase 1 isoform X1, whose amino-acid sequence is MVILSLGRRGNERSEEGKGRQLGKYELGRTLGEGNFGKVKFARDTHSGHPFAVKILDKNKITTLNVSDQIKREIATLKLLKHPNVVRLFEVLASKTKIYMVLEYVTGGELFDKIASKGKLSETEGRKLFQQLIDGVSYCHNKGVFHRDLKLENVLVDDKGNIKITDFGLSALPQHFRGDGLLHTTCGSPNYVAPEILANRGYSGATSDAWSCGVILYVILTGYLPFDDRNLAVLYQKILKGDVQIPKWLSAGAQNMIKKILDPNPETRITMAAIKEDPWFKQGYAPATHEDEEEDIYIDNEAFSMNEVQLDAEQRSPQSPTLINAFQLIGMSSCLDLSGFFEKEDVSERKIRFTSNLSAKDLVERIEDIVTKMGFQVQKKNGKLKVIQENKTHKTLSSLLAAAEVFEISPSLYVVELRKSYGDASIYRQLCKKLSNDLGVPPRQALLSSEMN